One genomic window of Polaromonas sp. SP1 includes the following:
- a CDS encoding ribonuclease HI family protein has protein sequence MNTEPWTIYCDGSAVPNPGRMGLGAVVTAPDGSRHPLSITAEGRGCNNEAELRALMAAMQYAVQRGATALLVHCDNSVVVQQLEGTATEPFLRLAPLFDEVRAVLRSFASARLVWIPRHRNQEADALARAAVGLMPKKAARTARRRR, from the coding sequence GTGAACACCGAACCCTGGACGATTTACTGCGACGGCAGCGCCGTGCCCAACCCCGGCCGCATGGGCCTGGGCGCGGTGGTCACTGCGCCGGATGGCAGCCGGCATCCGCTGTCCATCACCGCGGAGGGCCGGGGTTGCAACAACGAAGCGGAGTTGCGCGCGCTGATGGCAGCCATGCAGTACGCCGTGCAGCGGGGTGCGACGGCGCTGCTGGTGCACTGCGACAACAGCGTGGTGGTTCAGCAGCTGGAGGGAACGGCGACCGAGCCTTTCCTGCGCCTGGCGCCTTTGTTCGACGAGGTACGCGCCGTGCTGCGCTCTTTCGCATCTGCGCGGCTGGTGTGGATACCGCGCCACCGCAACCAGGAGGCCGATGCCCTGGCCCGGGCGGCGGTGGGGCTGATGCCCAAGAAGGCCGCTCGAACGGCCAGGCGCCGGCGCTAG
- a CDS encoding TetR/AcrR family transcriptional regulator — MDAKTQKSEMTRAAIIGAGIDLAAADGLEAITLQAVADRIGLSKSGVFSRIGSREALQKAVIEEFGRRFIADVFVPAMQQPKGLPRLEAIVQRWIVRTRDVEAKSGCIYTAGAFELDDREGELRDALFSEITRWRAALRRTVLQAVEAGHLKADTDAEQLVMEISNIAMGLLHDARFLRDPRAAERAQASWERLIKSYQAEAVTNQ, encoded by the coding sequence ATGGACGCCAAAACCCAGAAAAGTGAAATGACCCGCGCCGCCATCATCGGCGCAGGCATTGACCTGGCCGCGGCGGACGGCCTGGAGGCCATCACCTTGCAGGCGGTGGCGGACCGCATCGGGCTTTCCAAGAGCGGCGTGTTTTCACGCATCGGCTCGCGTGAGGCTTTGCAAAAAGCCGTGATTGAAGAATTCGGCCGGCGCTTTATTGCCGACGTGTTCGTGCCCGCGATGCAGCAGCCCAAGGGCCTGCCGCGGCTGGAGGCCATCGTGCAGCGCTGGATTGTGCGCACGCGCGATGTCGAAGCCAAGTCGGGCTGTATTTACACCGCGGGCGCCTTTGAGCTGGACGACCGCGAAGGCGAACTGCGCGACGCGCTGTTCAGCGAGATCACCCGTTGGCGCGCCGCCTTGCGGCGCACCGTGTTGCAGGCAGTTGAAGCCGGCCATTTGAAGGCCGACACCGACGCCGAGCAGCTGGTCATGGAAATCAGCAACATCGCCATGGGGCTGTTGCACGATGCCCGTTTTCTGCGCGACCCCCGCGCGGCAGAGCGGGCGCAGGCATCCTGGGAGCGCCTGATCAAAAGCTACCAGGCCGAGGCAGTGACCAACCAATAA
- a CDS encoding alpha/beta hydrolase, protein MTRTSLQATSAFYNASPLTRIFRWGLGASEQLWPALAVRAALRLFGTPLPPKWINRRRTWTPDWHIEQWPFEDASITLYTRPVAPPGPVVLLVHGWGGHAGQMLALADQLSAQGLRPVIVEMPAHGRSGGSFSTLPQFARVLEYVTARLLQQGHTLRALVAHSLAANAGAYAASRGLAAGRLVLLAPPASPLEYTRLFAHVFGLAESTRAAMQRRIEAREGVLMPQFEPAAVGPRITLPTLVVHDRQDSINRFADGVAYSEKIAGARLLATEGLGHRKILKDDEVMRQVAAFLA, encoded by the coding sequence ATGACACGCACATCCCTCCAGGCCACCTCGGCCTTCTACAACGCCAGCCCCCTGACGCGGATTTTCCGCTGGGGGCTGGGCGCTTCAGAGCAGCTTTGGCCCGCGCTGGCCGTGCGGGCAGCGCTGCGGCTGTTCGGCACGCCGCTGCCGCCCAAGTGGATCAACCGCCGCCGTACCTGGACCCCCGACTGGCACATCGAGCAATGGCCGTTTGAGGACGCAAGCATCACGCTGTACACGCGCCCCGTCGCGCCGCCCGGGCCGGTGGTGCTGCTGGTGCACGGCTGGGGCGGCCATGCCGGCCAGATGCTGGCACTGGCGGATCAACTCAGCGCGCAAGGCCTGCGCCCGGTGATCGTCGAGATGCCGGCGCACGGCCGCAGCGGCGGCTCGTTCAGCACGCTGCCGCAGTTTGCCCGCGTGCTGGAGTACGTGACGGCCCGGCTGCTGCAGCAAGGCCACACGCTGCGCGCGCTGGTGGCGCATTCGCTGGCGGCCAATGCCGGCGCCTACGCCGCCAGCCGGGGCCTGGCCGCCGGGCGGCTGGTGTTGCTGGCGCCGCCGGCCTCGCCGCTGGAATACACGCGGCTCTTCGCGCACGTGTTCGGCCTGGCCGAATCAACGCGGGCGGCGATGCAGCGGCGCATCGAGGCCCGCGAAGGCGTGTTGATGCCGCAGTTTGAGCCGGCCGCCGTAGGCCCGCGCATCACGCTGCCCACGCTGGTGGTGCATGACCGGCAGGACAGCATCAACCGCTTTGCCGACGGCGTGGCCTACAGCGAAAAGATTGCCGGCGCGCGCCTGCTGGCCACCGAAGGCCTGGGCCACCGCAAGATCCTCAAGGACGATGAGGTGATGCGGCAAGTCGCCGCATTCCTGGCCTGA
- a CDS encoding solute carrier family 23 protein — protein MGMFDWTEKSSAVLQQGGVIAPDERLPWPQTAVMGVQHVIAMFGATVLAPILMGFDPNIAILMSGIGTLIFFAITGGKVPSYLGSSFAFIGVVIAATAYAGKGPNANLGVALGGIIACGVLYTIIGAIVQAVGTGWIERFMPPVVTGAVVAVIGLNLAGIPIKNMAASNFDSWMQVVTFVSVALVAVMTRGMVQRLLILVGLIVASVIYAVLTNGLGLGKPMDFSGIANAAWVGMPGFTTPVFELNAMLLIAPVAIILVAENLGHIKAVTAMTGKNLDVYMGRAFIGDGVATIVSGGAGGTGVTTYAENIGVMAATKIYSTAVFVVAAVIAVLLGFSPKFGALIQAIPLPVMGGVSIVVFGLIAVAGAKIWVDNKVDFSDNKNLLVAAITLVLGTGDFTLRFGQFALGGIGTATFGAILLYALLNRKR, from the coding sequence ATGGGAATGTTCGACTGGACGGAAAAAAGCAGCGCGGTCTTGCAGCAGGGAGGCGTGATTGCGCCCGACGAGCGCCTGCCGTGGCCGCAGACCGCGGTGATGGGCGTGCAGCACGTGATCGCCATGTTCGGCGCGACGGTGCTCGCGCCGATCTTGATGGGCTTTGACCCCAACATCGCCATCCTGATGAGCGGCATCGGCACGCTGATCTTTTTTGCCATCACCGGCGGCAAGGTGCCCAGCTACCTGGGCTCGAGCTTTGCCTTCATCGGCGTGGTGATTGCCGCGACGGCCTACGCCGGCAAGGGCCCGAACGCCAACCTGGGCGTGGCGCTGGGCGGCATCATCGCCTGCGGTGTGCTCTACACGATCATCGGCGCCATCGTGCAGGCGGTGGGCACGGGCTGGATCGAACGCTTCATGCCGCCGGTGGTCACGGGCGCGGTGGTGGCAGTGATCGGGCTGAACCTGGCCGGTATTCCCATCAAGAACATGGCGGCCAGCAATTTCGACTCCTGGATGCAGGTGGTGACGTTTGTCAGCGTGGCCCTGGTGGCGGTGATGACGCGCGGCATGGTGCAGCGCCTCTTGATCCTGGTCGGGCTGATCGTGGCCAGCGTGATTTATGCGGTGCTGACCAACGGCCTGGGCCTGGGCAAACCCATGGATTTTTCGGGCATCGCCAATGCCGCGTGGGTAGGCATGCCGGGCTTCACCACGCCGGTGTTTGAGCTCAACGCCATGCTGCTGATCGCGCCGGTCGCCATCATCCTGGTGGCGGAAAACCTGGGCCACATCAAGGCGGTGACGGCAATGACGGGCAAGAACCTGGACGTCTACATGGGCCGCGCCTTCATCGGCGACGGCGTGGCGACCATCGTCTCGGGCGGCGCAGGCGGCACCGGCGTGACGACGTATGCCGAAAACATCGGCGTGATGGCCGCGACCAAGATCTATTCCACCGCCGTGTTTGTGGTGGCGGCGGTGATCGCCGTGCTGCTGGGCTTCAGCCCCAAGTTCGGCGCGCTGATCCAGGCGATTCCGTTGCCGGTGATGGGCGGCGTGAGCATCGTGGTGTTCGGCCTGATTGCGGTCGCCGGCGCCAAGATCTGGGTCGACAACAAGGTGGATTTTTCAGACAACAAAAACCTGCTCGTCGCGGCGATCACGCTGGTGCTGGGCACGGGCGACTTCACGCTGCGCTTTGGCCAGTTCGCGCTGGGCGGCATCGGCACCGCGACGTTTGGCGCGATCCTGCTGTACGCGCTGCTTAACCGCAAGCGCTGA
- a CDS encoding ABC transporter substrate-binding protein: MFRRRFLSFAPQMAALAAAPAFIRNAHAQEGLTAKAITIGSTGATTGPLAGVGAELKLGVDAAMGQINAKGGVNGRVLQFQMLDDGYVPQRSADNVKKMIDDGSIFALMSCVGTPNNTAIVPVIEASNLPYVGPRSGASSLRKPGMRNVFHVRASFTDETQRLVQRIVGMGIKDLAVVYLDNDYGKEVLADVNRALQAQGAKVGAQAALAVDGKNLNDVVSQIVAGKPGAVLLGTAGSASVGLIAALKKASPMLPIAGLSVTLAGDGIKALGAAGTGLALTMVFPDPYRAKLQVVRDYQAAMRAIGQQEFSLGSLESYINTHVMAEGLERAGRDVTRAKLRTALAGLQKFDLGGFTVDYAAPPFAGSKYVDLGVLGAGGRFIG, encoded by the coding sequence ATGTTTCGCCGACGCTTTCTTTCGTTCGCCCCCCAAATGGCGGCCCTTGCCGCCGCCCCCGCTTTCATCCGCAACGCCCACGCCCAGGAAGGCCTGACGGCCAAGGCCATCACCATCGGCAGCACGGGTGCCACCACCGGCCCGCTGGCCGGCGTCGGCGCCGAGCTCAAGCTGGGCGTGGACGCGGCCATGGGCCAGATCAACGCCAAGGGCGGCGTGAACGGCCGCGTGCTGCAGTTCCAGATGCTGGACGACGGTTATGTGCCGCAGCGCAGCGCCGACAACGTCAAGAAGATGATCGATGACGGCAGCATTTTTGCGCTGATGTCCTGCGTCGGTACGCCCAACAACACCGCCATCGTGCCGGTGATCGAGGCCTCCAACCTGCCTTACGTCGGTCCGCGCTCGGGCGCGTCGTCGCTGCGCAAGCCCGGCATGCGCAACGTGTTCCATGTGCGCGCCAGCTTCACCGACGAAACCCAGCGCCTGGTGCAACGCATCGTGGGCATGGGCATCAAAGACCTGGCCGTGGTCTACCTGGACAACGACTACGGCAAGGAAGTGCTGGCCGACGTCAACCGCGCGCTGCAGGCGCAGGGCGCCAAGGTGGGCGCGCAGGCCGCGCTCGCCGTTGACGGCAAGAATCTCAACGACGTGGTCAGCCAGATCGTCGCGGGCAAGCCCGGCGCCGTGCTGCTGGGTACGGCCGGTTCGGCTTCCGTCGGCCTGATCGCCGCGCTGAAAAAAGCCTCACCCATGCTGCCGATTGCCGGCCTCAGCGTCACGCTGGCCGGCGACGGCATCAAGGCACTGGGCGCCGCCGGCACCGGCCTGGCGCTGACCATGGTCTTCCCCGACCCCTACCGCGCCAAGCTGCAGGTCGTGCGCGACTACCAGGCGGCCATGCGCGCCATCGGCCAGCAGGAGTTCTCTCTCGGCAGCCTGGAGAGCTACATCAACACGCACGTGATGGCCGAAGGCCTGGAGCGTGCCGGCCGCGACGTGACGCGCGCCAAGCTGCGCACCGCGCTGGCCGGTTTGCAAAAGTTTGACCTTGGTGGCTTCACCGTCGACTACGCCGCGCCGCCGTTTGCGGGATCGAAGTACGTTGATCTGGGCGTGCTGGGCGCCGGCGGCCGGTTTATCGGCTAA
- a CDS encoding AsmA-like C-terminal region-containing protein, with protein MKRGHKWLAALGVVVLLAGAAWVAALRYLPSDEELAQRASAELETALGVKVRVGALHWRLFPSPAVVMEDAATDQPQPILIKKLTAYPDLFALLQRRIKIDRADLDGATVPQLSLRGLGKGGEAKESSGEELPLARFVFRDVTWITRRGIPAVYEGDVDFDPGWRPRRAELRRPGAKDPTQLTLARNGQDDRWAVRIQVGGGTAHGDVQLDTRAGGRLHLEGKLQPKDIEVESMMSAFNRRSPIGGRVSGDTTLTANGDTVGELAQSLHTQTLFSMGKSTLLRFDLDKAVRTAGKEHDGQTPLESITGRLDTQNTPQGMVVTYTGVKAASGSLTASGEAKIANRRIEGEFAVDLVDGIVGVPLTVSGPLDDVKFSVPSGAIAGAVVGTAVLPGVGTAIGARIGATLGKIFSPGPAAPASAPSRAARPAPPAKTR; from the coding sequence ATGAAACGCGGCCACAAATGGCTGGCCGCACTGGGTGTTGTGGTGCTCCTGGCCGGTGCGGCCTGGGTCGCTGCGCTGCGCTATCTGCCGTCTGACGAAGAACTGGCCCAGCGCGCCTCGGCCGAACTGGAGACGGCGCTCGGCGTGAAGGTGCGTGTGGGCGCGCTGCACTGGCGGCTGTTTCCCTCGCCCGCCGTGGTGATGGAAGACGCCGCCACCGACCAGCCGCAACCCATCCTGATCAAAAAACTCACGGCTTACCCCGACCTTTTTGCGCTGCTGCAACGCCGCATCAAGATAGACCGGGCCGACCTGGACGGCGCCACCGTGCCCCAGCTGTCTTTGCGCGGCCTGGGCAAGGGCGGCGAAGCGAAAGAGTCAAGCGGTGAAGAACTGCCGCTGGCGCGTTTTGTGTTTCGCGACGTGACCTGGATCACGCGCCGCGGCATACCTGCCGTTTATGAAGGCGACGTGGATTTCGACCCGGGCTGGCGGCCGCGCAGGGCTGAGCTGCGCCGGCCAGGCGCGAAAGACCCGACCCAACTCACACTCGCCCGCAACGGCCAGGACGACCGCTGGGCCGTGCGCATCCAGGTGGGCGGCGGCACGGCGCATGGCGACGTGCAGCTGGACACCCGCGCCGGCGGCCGCCTGCACCTGGAAGGCAAGCTGCAACCCAAAGACATCGAGGTTGAAAGCATGATGTCGGCGTTCAACCGCCGCTCCCCCATCGGCGGCCGTGTTTCGGGCGACACCACCCTCACGGCCAATGGCGACACCGTCGGCGAACTGGCGCAATCGCTGCACACGCAAACGCTCTTTTCGATGGGCAAATCCACCCTGCTGCGCTTTGACCTGGACAAGGCGGTGCGCACCGCGGGCAAGGAACATGACGGGCAGACGCCGCTGGAAAGCATCACCGGCCGGCTCGACACGCAAAACACACCGCAGGGCATGGTGGTCACTTACACCGGCGTCAAAGCGGCTTCGGGCTCCCTCACCGCCTCGGGTGAGGCGAAGATCGCCAACCGGCGCATCGAGGGCGAGTTCGCTGTCGACCTGGTCGACGGCATTGTGGGCGTGCCGCTCACCGTCAGCGGTCCGCTGGACGACGTGAAATTCTCTGTGCCCAGCGGCGCCATCGCCGGCGCGGTGGTCGGCACGGCCGTGTTGCCCGGCGTGGGCACGGCCATCGGTGCCCGTATCGGCGCGACCCTGGGCAAGATCTTCAGCCCTGGGCCTGCAGCACCTGCGTCGGCACCTTCCCGTGCGGCCAGGCCCGCCCCGCCGGCCAAAACGCGCTGA
- a CDS encoding hotdog fold thioesterase codes for MRIWKQPISVELLTASNADSAVTHLGIEFLEVGDDFIRARVPVDRRTVQPYGLLHGGVSVVLAETLGSCGAAYAAPEGHRTVGLDINANHLKGTTSGWVTGITRPVHIGRSTQVWQIELTNDAGELTCVSRITMAMLLPK; via the coding sequence ATGCGCATCTGGAAGCAACCCATCTCCGTCGAACTGCTCACGGCCTCCAACGCCGACTCTGCCGTGACACACCTCGGCATTGAGTTTCTCGAAGTCGGCGACGACTTCATCCGCGCCCGCGTGCCGGTGGACCGCCGTACCGTGCAGCCCTACGGCTTGCTGCATGGCGGCGTCTCGGTGGTGCTGGCGGAGACGCTGGGCTCCTGCGGCGCGGCCTATGCGGCCCCCGAAGGGCACCGCACCGTGGGCCTGGACATCAACGCCAACCACCTCAAAGGCACAACGAGCGGCTGGGTCACCGGCATCACACGCCCGGTGCATATAGGCCGCAGCACCCAGGTGTGGCAAATCGAGCTGACCAACGACGCCGGCGAACTGACCTGCGTGTCGCGCATCACCATGGCGATGCTGCTGCCCAAATAA
- a CDS encoding CysB family HTH-type transcriptional regulator produces the protein MNFQQLRSMREAVRCNFNLTDVANVLHTSQPGVSRQIRELEEELGIELFVRAGKRLTGLTGPGAHVLPIVERLLLESSNLKKAGQEFVGRQNGLLSIAATHSQARYAMPTAVQEFRAQFPDVKLHLHQGSPKQIADMLISGEADVGIATEALGDYPELVALPCFRWTHSVIVPPGHPLLDSPLTLESLVRFPLITYDTGLTGRTHIDGAFTQRGLAPNIVLTAMDADVIKTYVQLNMGVGIVASIAYEAERDTDLRALDAGHLFGINWTKLAVRRGSYLRGYVYAFIESFAPTLNRALVEKTLSDEPGSESYDI, from the coding sequence ATGAACTTCCAGCAACTGCGTTCCATGCGCGAGGCCGTGCGATGCAACTTCAACCTGACGGACGTCGCCAACGTCCTGCACACCTCGCAGCCCGGCGTAAGCCGGCAAATCCGCGAGCTGGAAGAAGAGCTTGGCATTGAGCTTTTTGTGCGCGCCGGCAAACGCCTGACGGGCCTGACCGGGCCCGGTGCCCATGTGCTGCCGATTGTGGAGCGCCTGCTGCTGGAAAGCAGCAACCTCAAAAAAGCCGGCCAGGAGTTTGTGGGCCGGCAAAACGGGCTGCTGTCGATTGCCGCCACCCACTCGCAGGCGCGCTACGCCATGCCGACCGCCGTGCAGGAGTTCCGCGCGCAGTTCCCGGATGTGAAACTGCACCTGCACCAGGGCTCGCCCAAACAGATCGCCGACATGCTGATCTCGGGCGAGGCCGACGTCGGCATTGCCACGGAAGCCCTGGGCGACTACCCGGAGCTCGTCGCCCTGCCCTGCTTTCGCTGGACACATTCGGTGATCGTGCCGCCCGGCCATCCGCTGCTGGACAGCCCGCTCACGCTGGAGAGCCTGGTGCGCTTTCCGCTCATCACCTACGACACGGGCCTGACCGGCCGAACGCACATCGACGGCGCCTTCACGCAGCGCGGCCTGGCACCCAACATCGTGCTGACCGCGATGGACGCCGACGTGATCAAGACTTACGTACAGCTCAACATGGGTGTGGGCATCGTCGCGTCCATCGCCTACGAGGCCGAGCGCGACACCGACTTGCGAGCACTCGATGCCGGCCATCTCTTCGGCATCAACTGGACCAAACTCGCGGTGCGCCGCGGCAGCTATTTGCGCGGCTATGTGTACGCGTTTATCGAGTCCTTCGCGCCCACGCTGAACCGCGCGCTGGTGGAGAAAACCCTGAGCGACGAGCCGGGCAGCGAGAGCTACGACATTTAG
- a CDS encoding mechanosensitive ion channel family protein, which yields MDTAQVGSWMEQAQPILVAFGLKVIGAIAVFIIGRWLIHLVTRLVGAAMTRQEIDPTVQRYLVSFITVALNIVLVVAILGYFGVETTSFAALVAGAGVAIGAAWSGLLSNFAAGIFLLVLRPYKVGEYVSAGGVEGTVLEIGLFGTGINTPDNVKTIVGNAKIMGGDIKNYTANPYRRVELAAQLAGSADVHKAIALLKESVAKVANTTKAPAVDVEILEFNEFGPKLAVRPYCHTDHYWQVYFDTNKAIADTLGAAGFPVATRPVKVYPV from the coding sequence ATGGACACCGCACAAGTAGGCAGCTGGATGGAACAAGCCCAGCCAATTCTGGTTGCCTTCGGCCTCAAGGTCATAGGCGCGATTGCCGTCTTCATCATCGGCCGCTGGCTGATCCACCTGGTGACGCGTCTCGTCGGCGCGGCGATGACGCGCCAGGAGATCGACCCCACGGTGCAGCGCTACCTGGTGAGCTTTATCACCGTGGCGCTCAACATCGTGCTGGTCGTCGCCATCCTCGGTTACTTCGGGGTCGAGACCACCAGCTTCGCAGCCCTGGTGGCCGGTGCGGGTGTGGCCATCGGTGCGGCTTGGAGCGGGCTGCTCAGCAACTTCGCCGCAGGCATCTTCCTGCTGGTGCTCAGGCCCTACAAAGTGGGCGAATACGTCAGCGCCGGCGGCGTGGAAGGCACGGTGCTGGAGATCGGCCTCTTCGGCACCGGCATCAACACGCCCGACAACGTCAAGACCATTGTGGGCAATGCCAAGATCATGGGCGGCGACATCAAGAACTACACCGCCAATCCTTACCGCCGCGTCGAGCTCGCCGCGCAGCTGGCGGGCAGCGCCGATGTGCACAAGGCCATCGCGCTGCTCAAGGAGTCGGTGGCCAAAGTCGCCAACACCACCAAGGCGCCGGCGGTCGATGTGGAAATTCTGGAGTTCAACGAGTTTGGACCCAAGCTCGCCGTGCGCCCTTATTGCCATACCGACCACTACTGGCAGGTGTACTTTGATACCAACAAGGCGATTGCCGACACGCTGGGTGCGGCGGGCTTCCCGGTGGCGACGCGGCCGGTGAAGGTCTACCCGGTCTGA
- a CDS encoding cob(I)yrinic acid a,c-diamide adenosyltransferase produces the protein MANRLSQIATRTGDNGTTGLGDNTRVSKDSLRVHAMGDVDELNSHIGVLLCEELPAGVRDLLVEVQHQLFNLGGELSIPGFELLKPEAVALLDDALAEHNATLPRLAEFILPAGSRAASLAHVCRTVARRAERAVVALGAAEPLKDSPRQYLNRLSDLLFVLSRVLNRMNGGDDVYWKSERMARAATE, from the coding sequence ATGGCCAACAGACTCTCCCAGATCGCAACCCGCACCGGCGACAACGGCACCACCGGCCTGGGCGACAACACGCGTGTCTCCAAAGACAGCCTGCGTGTCCACGCCATGGGCGATGTCGATGAGTTGAACTCCCACATCGGCGTGCTGCTGTGTGAAGAGTTGCCCGCAGGCGTGCGCGACTTGTTGGTGGAGGTGCAGCACCAGCTCTTCAACCTCGGCGGAGAGCTTTCCATCCCCGGCTTTGAGCTGCTCAAGCCCGAGGCGGTGGCGCTGCTGGATGACGCACTGGCCGAGCACAATGCGACGCTGCCGCGCCTGGCGGAGTTCATCTTGCCCGCGGGCTCGCGTGCCGCATCGCTGGCGCATGTGTGCCGCACGGTGGCCCGCCGTGCAGAGCGCGCCGTGGTCGCGCTGGGCGCGGCCGAGCCGCTGAAGGATTCGCCGCGCCAGTACCTCAATCGCTTGAGCGATTTGCTGTTTGTGCTGTCGCGCGTGCTCAACCGCATGAACGGCGGCGACGATGTTTACTGGAAGAGTGAGCGCATGGCACGCGCGGCGACCGAGTAG
- a CDS encoding EF-hand domain-containing protein has product MTLHTTAKQQPKHSIPHFSGSELRSVLLVAALAVGAAGAVRAQTSPASPNSPPSKVAPAAPSANSGAVPQNRATTQDVEAAFNRADANKDGKLDRQEAEHFPAVAQRFEQIDTNRDTFISLAELAKAASGS; this is encoded by the coding sequence ATGACCTTGCACACGACGGCCAAACAGCAGCCAAAACATTCTATTCCCCACTTCTCCGGTTCCGAATTGCGCAGCGTGCTGCTGGTGGCCGCCCTGGCCGTGGGGGCTGCGGGCGCCGTGCGGGCGCAAACCTCGCCGGCCAGTCCCAACAGCCCTCCCTCCAAAGTCGCCCCTGCGGCACCTTCAGCCAATTCGGGCGCCGTGCCGCAAAACCGCGCCACCACGCAGGACGTGGAAGCGGCCTTCAACCGCGCCGACGCCAACAAGGACGGCAAGCTGGACCGCCAGGAAGCCGAGCACTTCCCGGCGGTGGCACAGCGCTTTGAGCAGATCGATACCAACCGCGACACCTTTATCTCGCTGGCCGAGCTCGCCAAGGCCGCTTCGGGCTCCTGA
- a CDS encoding FAD-binding oxidoreductase: MNAPLPQHLLPEIQQRETPAALIDALKARFTDRCSTALVVREQHGRDESSFAAPPPSAVVFAESTQDVADAIKLASQHNVPVIPFGVGTSLEGHLLAVQGGISIDVSRMNKVLSINAEDLTVTVQPGVTRKQLNEEVKSTGLFFPIDPGADATLGGMSATRASGTNAVRYGTMRENVLALEVVTADGSVIRTGTRAKKSSAGYDLTRLMVGSEGTLGVITEVTVRLYPLPEAISAAVCSFPSIEAAVRTTIEIIQLGVPIARVELIDHNTVRMVNAHSKLTLREEPMLLMEFHGSPNSVKEQAELVQELASGHGGNAFEWASTPEERTRLWTARHNAYFAAIQSRPGCRAISTDTCVPISRLADCLLESVAEVDASGIPYFLVGHVGDGNFHFGYLIDPTIPKEREVAEALNHKLVSRALALEGTCTGEHGVGLHKMDFLVTETGDGAVDMMRTIKRALDPKNIMNPGKIFSL, from the coding sequence ATGAACGCCCCCCTTCCCCAGCACCTGCTTCCTGAAATCCAGCAACGTGAAACGCCTGCGGCGCTGATCGACGCGCTCAAAGCCCGTTTCACCGACCGCTGCTCCACAGCGCTGGTGGTGCGTGAGCAGCACGGCCGCGACGAGTCTTCTTTTGCCGCACCGCCGCCGTCGGCCGTGGTGTTTGCCGAAAGCACGCAGGACGTGGCCGACGCCATCAAGCTGGCCAGCCAGCACAACGTGCCGGTGATTCCGTTCGGCGTGGGCACCTCGCTGGAAGGCCACCTGCTGGCCGTGCAGGGCGGCATCAGCATCGACGTGAGCCGCATGAACAAGGTGCTGTCGATCAACGCCGAAGATTTGACCGTCACCGTGCAACCGGGCGTGACGCGCAAGCAGCTCAATGAAGAAGTCAAAAGCACCGGCCTCTTCTTCCCGATCGACCCCGGCGCCGACGCGACCTTGGGCGGCATGAGCGCCACACGCGCCAGCGGCACGAATGCCGTGCGCTACGGCACCATGCGCGAGAACGTGCTGGCACTCGAAGTCGTCACCGCCGACGGCAGCGTCATCCGCACCGGCACGCGCGCCAAAAAATCATCCGCCGGCTACGACCTCACGCGCCTCATGGTGGGCAGCGAAGGCACGCTGGGCGTGATCACCGAAGTCACGGTGCGGCTCTACCCGTTGCCCGAAGCCATCTCGGCCGCGGTCTGCTCCTTCCCGAGCATCGAAGCGGCGGTGCGCACCACGATCGAGATCATCCAGCTGGGTGTTCCGATCGCGCGCGTGGAGCTCATCGACCACAACACGGTGCGCATGGTGAACGCACATTCCAAACTCACGCTGCGCGAAGAGCCCATGCTGCTGATGGAGTTTCACGGCTCTCCCAACAGCGTAAAGGAGCAGGCCGAACTGGTGCAGGAACTGGCCAGCGGCCACGGCGGCAATGCCTTTGAATGGGCCAGCACACCGGAAGAGCGCACACGCCTCTGGACGGCGCGCCACAACGCCTACTTCGCCGCCATCCAGTCGCGGCCCGGCTGCCGCGCGATTTCGACCGACACCTGCGTGCCGATTTCGCGCCTGGCCGATTGCCTGCTGGAATCCGTGGCCGAAGTCGACGCCAGCGGCATCCCTTACTTCCTCGTCGGCCATGTCGGCGACGGCAATTTCCACTTCGGTTACCTGATCGACCCGACGATCCCGAAAGAACGCGAAGTGGCCGAGGCGCTGAATCACAAGCTGGTCAGCCGCGCACTGGCGCTGGAAGGCACCTGCACCGGCGAGCACGGCGTGGGCCTGCACAAGATGGATTTTCTCGTCACCGAAACCGGCGACGGCGCGGTCGACATGATGCGCACCATCAAGCGCGCACTCGACCCGAAAAACATCATGAACCCGGGGAAGATTTTTTCGCTGTGA